From Xenopus tropicalis strain Nigerian chromosome 3, UCB_Xtro_10.0, whole genome shotgun sequence, the proteins below share one genomic window:
- the LOC116409526 gene encoding olfactory receptor 11L1-like codes for MSYDRYLAICNPLRYSSLMSHRVCITLIAMSWLLALSFIPVTMIPLATQEFCNHNSINHFFCDLFPLLELSCSDTSLAQILAMALTVPVILFPFMFIIGSYICIAHEILKIVSSIGRQKAFSTCSSHLAVVSIFYGTLIGIYVVPTRNQLQTISKLLSLLYTVVTPFINPMIYSLKSADMKNA; via the coding sequence atgtcctatgacagatatctggccatctgcaatccccTGCGTTATTCTTCACTAATGAGCCATAGAGTCTGCATTACATTAATTGCCATGTCATGGCTGCTTGCCCTTAGCTTTATACCAGTTACCATGATCCCTTTAGCTACACAAGAGTTCTGCAACCATAATTccattaaccatttcttctgtgatttatttcctctcctggaactttcctgctcagacacctccttggcaCAGATACTGGCAATGGCACTAACTGTCCCTGTAATTCTTTTCCCCTTCATGTTCAtcattggatcctatatctgtattgcccatgaaatcctaaagatagtgtccagtattgggagacaaaaagccttctccacctgcagctcccacttggccgtggtctccatattttatgggactctcattgGTATTTATGTGGTTCCCACAAGAAACCAGTTACAGACCATTAGCAAActcctttcccttttatacactgtagtgactccttttattaacccaatgatttacagcttgaaaagtgcagatatgaaaaatgct